aTTCCGTATGTGAATCATACAGTATGACCAAACTCAATAATCAACATCCAGGTACCTTGCCTTGGTTGCGTTAGGATACCCCCAAACTAACAGTGGAAATGTTCATGTAAGGGGCAACGTGTGACAAATAAGCAGAACATTTCCCCAAAAATAACCACAAGTAACAAAAGCAGGGATTAGAGTTGTGCTGGAATTGGCATGCACATAGGGCATCACTCCCCCCAAGTCAATATTTTACCACAAATAGTTTACAGAATAATCTTACTATTGTCCTACTTGATCTTCTGTTTTCTACCCTTCAGtggtgaatatttttttttttaggttattgtccataTGCTGCTGACTTCCATTCTACTAAACACAAAGCTCTCCATCTGAATGTCTATGTGAGGCCTGAATGTTGGTGTGGGACCATCCATCCTTGCCGTTCAGCGCAAGCCCCTTTCTCCAATGGGATAGGAGATGTAGAAAAACATGCCTTATCAACCTTTCTAGTTCATCGACTATCCTCGTCCACCAAATTGCTGGAGATCTGCCTAGAAGTTGTAGTCTGGACAGACCTTCTGCACCAGTTTGTAGTCGGTGCTGAGAAAAGAGATGAATACACAGAATACCTTGAAGGGCTTGGCACAGATCCAGGCGGCGTGAGACTGAGTGTGTTCTGAATAGCAGGTCTGGGAGGGGTCATAGAGGCAGGGTTTGGTCTTCTTGGCCTTGTTGGTCCTCTGGTACTCCACCCTGCAGTTGAGGGCCTTCATCTCTTGCAGGTGCTCATTGATGGTAGACTGTGGCTGATTCTGGAACTGGAGCTCCGGGCTTCCCACATCATCCCATTCCACGGGTTTGGAGGGAGGAACAATGCTCATTGAGATATTCCCCAGATGGGACGAATTGTGATGGAAGTACACACTGAAGGTGCCGTTGATGTGGTCCACTATCTTACTAGTCACCAGCAGGCTGAACTTAGTGGTTTTGATGTTGAGGTAGAAGTTTCCCCAGCCAAAGGTCTTCTTAGCTTTGATAGGTGCTTTCATGGGGGGCTTGGGTTTGGAGTGTAACTGTGACTGAACCAGGGGTAGGGAGAGGTTCTGTGACCAGCCATGTGGGCCCACAGAGCTATAGTTTGGGGGCTTAGTCTTGGTGGATACGATCTGGAAGTCTTTGGAAAGGTGTTTGACTTTCATTGCAGCTCCAATGTTTCCATCTACCCCTAACCTTCTTGTGTCATAGGGAGAGGGCTGTGAGAGGGAGTCAAATGGACTGAGGTTCAGATAGTCCAAGGTCTTCACAGCATCCTCCTTTTGCACCTGTGAACACATGAATGAAGGATACATttagtatttttttaatttctctatcagtctgtgtgtctctctctctgtctctaacgaATTGTTGTCAATCGTCACGTGCCTGGAGGCTTTATATGGATATAACCTTCAAGTACATTAGGTAGAAATCTACTGATCAGTGTGGACATAATCCTAAAAATACAATTAAGAGGACATGAGCCTTAATGGAGAATTGACAAAGACATGCTAAAAATTATGGGATGTCATGAGCTCATGAAAATGTATGAAAAGATGGTTCATCTCATCGGTCCATTATCCATTCTAAAAAACATTGGATGCAGTCTCTTTGTTCATGGCCCGAGCCATTGTAGTCCACTAGTGAcacacggtgtttcctccgacgcatggctggcttccgggttaagtgggcattgtgtcaatgtagccaatgtgaaatggctagctagttagcagtggtgcgcgctaatagtgtttcagtcggtgacgtcactcgctctgagacctagaagtagttgttccccttgctctgcaagggccatggCTTTTGTGGCACGATGGGTATTCGTGAGTGACtgtggttgatgtgtgcagagggtccctggtttgagcccaggttggggcgagtagagggacggaagctatactgttacatcaagaagcaatgcggcttggttgggttgtgtttggtAGGACGCACGGTTCTCGACtttcgcctctcctgagttcATACGGGAGtagcagcgatgggacaagactgtaactaccaattggataccacgaaaaaggggtaaaaaatgtataaatatttaaaaatggAAAGCGAATAGTGTTCTTCCTCAATTATCCTTGGATGGAACTTTATAAGGATTCTCACTGTCCTAGAAAGCCTACCACTTGTCAACGTGTTCCATAAAAAGACAGAAATATTAATAAACCCCaatcttttttgtttttttatcaatccaatatttcaaatcaaatcagagtTGGCcatgtacacagatttgcagatgttattgcagatgCAGTGAATTGTTTGTATGCACAACGGTGGGTTGTAAAGTTTactacattgtactgtataccaaGCCCACGGGATTATACCATACAGCATAGCATAGTCCCAATCCTACCCATTCATTGCTAATTTGCTATATTCTTGCTATATACCCTGACCCATCTCACTGTATGTTAGCCTACACCGCATCAATGTACAGTATACTTATAACTACATTTTCCCTCCCTGCATGCCTTCTTATAACTACTCTCCTGGCTGTAATCCACTGTCTAACAAAAGTCCCGTTACAGAACCCTCAGCAGGCTAATGAACTCTGAGCCACTGCATTCATCTCCTCCACTAGCAGGGTGATGTGTCAGCCATGCCCGTGGCTCTGTGTCAGGGTGTCTGTATGCCAGGCCATGGCTGGGTTAGAAGACAACCTTACATGGAAAATCTCAGCTCATGGCAATGGGGATGACCGTGAAAGATGACAACATGGTTCTCACTGCTTTATTGTCTAGCATGGGAAATAATCATTACTGTACTCACATGATCATCATACATGAGAATGATGTTGGGGAACTCTGAAGTGAAGAAAAAAGTTGTGTTTGAGACACTGCTTATGGCCATCAGCTTCTGTGAAAGGAATATCTAACCAAAATGGTGCTGCTGTTTAAGCTTAGGTATTGTGATGTGCGCCTCAGTGAAGCGCACTACCCGAGTTGCCGCACTATGATAAATGTGTTAGACAAACTACAGTGAGCAATAAATGAACCGTATGATTCTCCAGATTGTGTATGCTGAGCAAATGACCAGTTTAACCAGACACAGCTGTCAACCCTTAGCATGATGTTTACAGGCAAACCATATAGAGTTCCATCAAATGCTAATTTGCAAGTCATATATTTCCAGTGATTATTAGTGCATGAATAGAAAGGTGTTGACTCTAAGCAAAAATGCATTATAGCCTATAGGTTGATTGCATGAATTCAGTCTGTCTAGAAAATAATCCCAGTTCAATAAGAATGGGTGTTCTTCAACCTTAGTGGGAATTCTTTGAATTAATTCccgatttttttttcttcagtgcATTCATAACAGGTAATGAATTTTTCTAAATGTGGAAACAGTGTCAttactgggcaaaaactggttcaATCGTTGTTTCCACTTTATTTCAGCAAAGAaattcaatgtgatgacgttgaatcaacgtggaaaactgattggatttgagaAAAGCTATCAAAGTAAGGGAATTTCATCTTTTTTGCACCCAACTTTTATCCTAAATCacatgacatggtgacattttctGTTGATTTCACatcagttgacaactcaaccaaatgtaaatcaaaactagacatctgtgcccagtgggtaattAATGCCATTAAGTAAGAACATCTTGAGACCTTACAAATGCATAGACACAACTATCAGTTGGAATTATTCATCACCATGAGACGTTTTTAGGGAACCAGAGTCCTCTGGGGTATGTTGAAAATAAGATACCGTAGATAAAGAGAAATGAACTTTGAGGAAGTTCTACCCAAAGCCATTATCCTATGTTATCACAATCAACATATCTCTTCATAGCCTCATAACTATCAACCTCTACAATAGTCTTACCATTGATTTCCATATGTAACCTATGGCTTTGTGGTAGTGTGAGGTGCACTGAAGTAGTACTCCCTCTATGTTCAGCGGAATAATTATTCAGATCATTTATATGATCCAGTTGTTTTCTTGCCCCAGGGATAGATGGGCGATATAATGGGAATTTAATCTAGGACATATTTATGctttattatactgaacaaaaatataaatgcaacatgcaacaatttcaaagattttactgacttACATTTCATatgagaaaatcagtcaattgaaatcaattcaatTAGGCCCttatttatggatttcacatgactgggaataaagatatgcatctgttggtcacatgtacTTTAAAAGACACGGGACTCAGGAACTTGtcatggtatttctgtgcattcaaattgccatcaataaaataaaattgtgtttgttgcttatgcctgcccataacgtaaccccaccgccaccatggggcactctgttcacaacgttgacatcagcaatccGCTCGACCAcgcaacgccatacacgtggtctgcggttgtgaggccggt
This genomic stretch from Oncorhynchus kisutch isolate 150728-3 linkage group LG24, Okis_V2, whole genome shotgun sequence harbors:
- the LOC109869628 gene encoding neurexophilin-2-like — encoded protein: MRVLLINFATFSLWLLPTVQKEDAVKTLDYLNLSPFDSLSQPSPYDTRRLGVDGNIGAAMKVKHLSKDFQIVSTKTKPPNYSSVGPHGWSQNLSLPLVQSQLHSKPKPPMKAPIKAKKTFGWGNFYLNIKTTKFSLLVTSKIVDHINGTFSVYFHHNSSHLGNISMSIVPPSKPVEWDDVGSPELQFQNQPQSTINEHLQEMKALNCRVEYQRTNKAKKTKPCLYDPSQTCYSEHTQSHAAWICAKPFKVFCVFISFLSTDYKLVQKVCPDYNF